A window of the Neofelis nebulosa isolate mNeoNeb1 chromosome 13, mNeoNeb1.pri, whole genome shotgun sequence genome harbors these coding sequences:
- the LOC131492377 gene encoding small ribosomal subunit protein eS17-like: MGHLRTKTMRKAGWVIIKKHCIHLGNDFHTNKRTGKGTTIIPSEKPRNKTAGYVTHLMKQIQRGLVTSIKLQGEERQRMNHYVPEFSALDQEMAEVDPDTKEMLKLLNLGSLSKP, from the exons ATGGGCCACCTGCGCACCAAAACCATGAGGAAGGCAGGCTGGGTCATCATTAAGAAACACTGCATTCACCTGGGCAATGACTTCCACACCAACAAACGCACAGGCAAGGGGACCACCATTATTCCCAGCGAGAAGCCACGCAATAAGACAGCAGGCTATGTCACACATCTGATGAAGCAGATTCAGAGAGGCCT AGTTACCTCCATCAAGCTTCAGGGGGAGGAGAGACAAAGGATGAATCATTATGTACCTGAGTTCTCAGCCTTGGATCAGGAGATGGCTGAAGTAGATCCAGACACTAAGGAAATGTTGAAACTTTTGAACTTGGGCAGTCTGTCCAAACCGTAG